In one window of Rathayibacter caricis DSM 15933 DNA:
- a CDS encoding HAD hydrolase-like protein, with protein MSDTTLAPSGLDERAGTWTCILFDLDGTITDSAPGITGTLVDTFVELGRPVPTPVELLAYVGPPLLDAFRALGGMSVEEAQAALEVYRRRYNAGGLFDSSLYPGVPEVLARIAEAGVPLSLATSKPESAARRILEHYGLSHYFTVICGASEDEVRSAKADVVEEALRRLRELDVDLSTPVMVGDREHDVHGAAAHGIPTIMVEWGYGSPAEAAGTVAVVSGAEELATLLLP; from the coding sequence ATGTCCGACACGACACTCGCCCCGAGCGGCCTCGACGAACGCGCCGGCACCTGGACCTGCATCCTCTTCGACCTCGACGGCACCATCACCGACTCGGCGCCCGGCATCACCGGCACGCTCGTGGACACCTTCGTCGAGCTGGGCCGCCCCGTCCCCACGCCCGTCGAGCTGCTGGCCTACGTCGGCCCGCCGCTGCTCGACGCCTTCCGCGCCCTGGGCGGCATGAGCGTCGAGGAGGCGCAGGCCGCCCTCGAGGTCTACCGCCGCCGCTACAACGCCGGCGGGCTCTTCGACTCGTCGCTCTACCCGGGCGTGCCCGAGGTCCTCGCGCGGATCGCCGAGGCGGGGGTGCCGCTGTCGCTCGCGACCTCGAAGCCCGAGTCGGCCGCCCGACGGATCCTCGAGCACTACGGCCTCTCGCACTACTTCACCGTGATCTGCGGCGCCTCCGAGGACGAGGTGCGCAGCGCCAAGGCCGACGTCGTCGAGGAGGCGCTGCGCCGGCTCCGCGAGCTCGACGTCGACCTCTCGACGCCCGTCATGGTCGGCGACCGCGAGCACGACGTGCACGGAGCCGCGGCCCACGGGATCCCGACGATCATGGTCGAGTGGGGCTACGGATCGCCCGCCGAGGCGGCCGGGACCGTGGCCGTGGTGTCCGGGGCCGAGGAGCTCGCGACCCTCCTGCTCCCCTGA
- a CDS encoding LysM peptidoglycan-binding domain-containing protein yields MRAGRVGVALATGALLALTGCAAPSPTPTVTVTVFAEATPTPDPTVTAALPQATATVFVPQPEVTVTITPNPVPVIPETAYATDFGAAPGATGTPTTNGAGGIVSYTVVEGDTFFDIAQRFGIPVQQLLRMNADVAGAGEAVYIGRVINLDASTLG; encoded by the coding sequence GTGCGCGCAGGACGAGTCGGAGTTGCACTGGCGACGGGCGCGCTGCTCGCGCTCACGGGGTGCGCGGCTCCGAGCCCCACTCCCACCGTCACGGTCACCGTCTTCGCGGAGGCGACCCCGACGCCCGACCCCACCGTCACCGCCGCGCTGCCGCAGGCGACCGCGACCGTCTTCGTGCCGCAGCCCGAGGTCACCGTGACGATCACGCCGAATCCGGTGCCCGTGATCCCCGAGACCGCCTACGCCACCGACTTCGGCGCGGCTCCCGGAGCCACGGGCACGCCGACCACGAACGGCGCGGGCGGGATCGTGAGCTACACGGTCGTCGAGGGGGACACGTTCTTCGACATCGCGCAGCGGTTCGGGATCCCCGTGCAGCAGCTGCTCCGGATGAACGCCGACGTCGCAGGGGCCGGCGAGGCCGTGTACATCGGCCGGGTCATCAACCTCGACGCGAGCACCCTGGGCTGA
- a CDS encoding MarR family winged helix-turn-helix transcriptional regulator: MSETTVRSGAGYWYPDESSTRRAVEVLSAMRTYRVSEVAMRRRTREKMAMGETDLIAIQYLLRRQRSGEIVSAKDLAGHLSISSASTTVLIDRLVRSGHLVRKPHPTDRRGIVVEATVDSDREVRETLEHMHRRMLEIAEDLDAREAEVVVNFLRRMSSAVDEIDAEVDADEPHSEN, translated from the coding sequence ATGAGCGAGACGACGGTCAGGAGCGGCGCCGGGTACTGGTACCCGGACGAGTCCTCCACCAGGCGTGCCGTCGAGGTGCTGAGCGCGATGCGCACGTACCGCGTCTCGGAGGTCGCGATGCGCCGCCGCACGCGCGAGAAGATGGCGATGGGCGAGACCGACCTGATCGCCATCCAGTACCTCCTGCGGCGCCAGCGCAGCGGCGAGATCGTGAGCGCCAAGGATCTGGCCGGCCACCTCTCCATCTCCTCCGCCTCCACGACGGTGCTGATCGACCGCCTCGTGCGCAGCGGGCACCTCGTGCGCAAGCCCCATCCGACCGATCGGCGCGGCATCGTCGTCGAGGCGACCGTCGACAGCGACCGCGAGGTGCGCGAGACGCTGGAGCACATGCACCGGCGGATGCTCGAGATCGCCGAGGACCTCGATGCGCGCGAGGCCGAGGTCGTCGTGAACTTCCTCCGCCGGATGAGCTCGGCCGTCGACGAGATCGACGCCGAGGTCGACGCGGATGAGCCGCATTCCGAGAATTAG
- a CDS encoding ABC-F family ATP-binding cassette domain-containing protein: MTATLVAKGLSGGYAHRTLFDGLDLTVAPGDVVGVVGANGAGKSTLLRILAGETAPLDGAVVLAPGDAFVGWLPQEHERREGETVSAYLARRTGCAEASAELDAAASALAEPDPDGSIADRYALALDRWLASGAADLDERTPVVLADLGLALAQGVSGGVAADSLMTSLSGGQAARVGLAALLLSRFDVVLLDEPTNDLDLDGLERLEAFVRGLRGGVVLVSHDREFLRRSVTRVLELDLAQGTTTVYGGGYEAYLEERETARRQRREKYEDFEEKKSDLVSRARVQREWSSQGVRNAMKKAPDNDKIRRKASAESSEKQAQKVRQMESRIARLEAVEEPRKEWQLAFTIGTAPRSSSVVSTLNGAVARRGTFTLGPVSLQVDAGDRIGITGPNGAGKSTLLSLLLGRVEPEEGSASLGASVAIGEIDQARAMLASDVPLADAFEALVPEWPTAEVRTLLAKFGLKADHVGRPVGELSPGERTRAALALLQARGTNLLVLDEPTNHLDLPAIEQLEQALEAYEGTLLLVTHDRRMLETVQLNRQWRVEGGVVTEA; the protein is encoded by the coding sequence GTGACCGCCACCCTCGTCGCCAAGGGCCTCTCCGGAGGCTATGCGCACCGCACCCTGTTCGACGGACTCGACCTGACGGTCGCCCCCGGGGACGTGGTCGGCGTCGTCGGGGCGAACGGAGCCGGCAAGTCCACCCTGCTGCGCATCCTCGCCGGCGAGACCGCTCCGCTGGACGGCGCCGTCGTGCTCGCGCCCGGCGACGCGTTCGTCGGCTGGCTGCCGCAGGAGCACGAGCGGCGCGAGGGCGAGACCGTCTCGGCGTACCTCGCCCGGCGCACCGGCTGCGCGGAGGCCTCGGCCGAACTGGACGCGGCCGCCTCCGCCCTCGCCGAGCCCGACCCGGACGGGAGCATCGCCGACCGCTACGCGCTCGCGCTCGACCGCTGGCTCGCGAGCGGCGCCGCCGATCTGGACGAGCGGACCCCCGTCGTCCTCGCCGATCTGGGGCTGGCGCTCGCCCAGGGCGTGTCGGGCGGAGTCGCCGCCGACTCCCTCATGACGTCGCTGTCGGGCGGACAGGCGGCCCGCGTCGGCCTCGCCGCGCTGCTGCTGTCGCGCTTCGACGTCGTGCTGCTCGACGAGCCGACCAACGACCTCGACCTCGACGGCCTCGAACGGCTCGAGGCGTTCGTCCGGGGACTGCGCGGAGGCGTCGTCCTCGTCAGCCACGACCGCGAGTTCCTGCGCCGCAGCGTCACCCGCGTGCTCGAGCTCGACCTCGCCCAGGGCACCACGACGGTCTACGGAGGCGGGTACGAGGCCTACCTGGAGGAGCGCGAGACCGCGCGCCGTCAGCGCCGCGAGAAGTACGAGGACTTCGAGGAGAAGAAGTCCGACCTCGTCTCACGTGCCCGCGTCCAGCGCGAGTGGTCGAGCCAGGGCGTCCGGAACGCCATGAAGAAGGCGCCCGACAACGACAAGATCCGGCGCAAGGCGTCGGCGGAGTCGAGTGAGAAGCAGGCGCAGAAGGTGCGCCAGATGGAGAGCCGGATCGCGCGCCTCGAGGCGGTCGAGGAGCCTCGCAAGGAGTGGCAGCTGGCCTTCACGATCGGCACCGCCCCGCGCTCGAGCTCGGTCGTCTCGACGCTCAACGGCGCCGTCGCGCGCCGCGGCACGTTCACCCTCGGTCCGGTGTCGCTCCAGGTCGACGCCGGCGACCGCATCGGCATCACCGGGCCCAACGGCGCCGGGAAGTCGACGCTGCTGTCGCTGCTCCTCGGGCGCGTGGAGCCGGAGGAGGGCTCGGCGTCGCTCGGCGCCAGCGTCGCGATCGGCGAGATCGACCAGGCCAGGGCGATGCTCGCCTCCGACGTGCCGCTCGCCGACGCCTTCGAGGCGCTGGTGCCGGAGTGGCCGACCGCCGAGGTGCGCACGCTGCTCGCGAAGTTCGGACTGAAGGCCGACCACGTGGGGCGCCCGGTGGGCGAGCTGTCGCCGGGCGAGCGCACCCGCGCGGCGCTGGCGCTGCTTCAGGCCCGCGGCACGAACCTGCTGGTGCTCGACGAGCCGACCAATCACCTCGATCTGCCGGCGATCGAGCAGCTCGAGCAGGCGCTCGAGGCGTACGAGGGGACGCTGCTGCTGGTCACCCACGACCGGCGCATGCTCGAGACGGTGCAGCTGAACCGGCAGTGGCGGGTCGAGGGCGGCGTGGTGACGGAGGCGTGA
- a CDS encoding RNA polymerase sigma factor, with product MDATRAAVDAVWRIESARIVATLVRTTGDVGAAEDLAQEALVEALKQWPESGVPRNPGAWLTAVAKRRAIDGWRRRERLDDRYRTLARDLEEGAEDAWEPIADDVLRLVFVACHPVLSREASIALTLRLVGGLGTEEIARLFLVPVATVQQRIVRAKKSLTAAGVPFETPEPAEWKERLAAVLGVVYLIFTEGYAATSGDRWVRSEVAQEALRLGRVLASLLPREPEVLGLLALMELQASRFAARTAADGTPVLLEDQDRTRWDRAQITRGREALLRADRLGRGRGAYALQAAIAECHAVAPSVAATDWERIVLLYEVLGRIAPSPVVELNRAVAVSMATGPASALLVVDRLASEGALRGSHLLPSVRGELLARLDRREEARSELATAAALAGNDRTRALLEARAASL from the coding sequence ATGGACGCGACCCGGGCGGCCGTCGACGCGGTCTGGCGCATCGAGAGCGCCCGGATCGTCGCGACGCTCGTGCGCACGACGGGCGACGTCGGGGCGGCGGAGGACCTGGCGCAGGAGGCGCTCGTCGAGGCGCTGAAGCAGTGGCCGGAGTCGGGAGTCCCGCGGAATCCGGGCGCCTGGCTGACCGCGGTCGCGAAGCGCCGGGCGATCGACGGCTGGCGGCGCCGCGAGCGGCTCGACGACCGCTACCGCACTCTGGCGAGGGATCTCGAGGAGGGGGCGGAGGACGCGTGGGAGCCGATCGCCGACGACGTCCTCCGCCTCGTCTTCGTCGCCTGCCATCCGGTGCTGTCGCGGGAGGCGAGCATCGCGCTCACCCTGCGCCTGGTCGGGGGCCTGGGCACGGAGGAGATCGCGCGGCTGTTCCTCGTGCCGGTCGCGACGGTGCAGCAGCGCATCGTGCGGGCGAAGAAGTCGCTCACGGCCGCGGGCGTGCCGTTCGAGACGCCGGAGCCGGCCGAGTGGAAGGAGCGCCTCGCCGCGGTGCTCGGGGTGGTCTACCTGATCTTCACCGAGGGGTACGCCGCCACCTCCGGCGACCGCTGGGTGCGGAGCGAGGTGGCGCAGGAGGCGCTGCGGCTGGGTCGCGTGCTCGCCTCCCTCCTGCCGCGCGAGCCGGAGGTGCTCGGGCTGCTCGCCCTGATGGAGCTGCAGGCGTCGCGGTTCGCCGCACGCACCGCCGCCGACGGCACTCCGGTGCTGCTCGAGGACCAGGACCGCACCCGCTGGGACCGCGCGCAGATCACCCGGGGCCGCGAGGCGCTGCTCCGCGCCGACCGGCTGGGCCGCGGACGCGGCGCGTACGCACTGCAGGCGGCGATCGCCGAGTGCCACGCGGTCGCTCCGAGCGTCGCCGCCACCGACTGGGAGCGGATCGTGCTGCTCTACGAGGTGCTGGGCCGGATCGCGCCGAGCCCGGTCGTCGAACTCAACCGCGCGGTGGCCGTGTCGATGGCGACCGGACCCGCGTCGGCCCTGCTGGTCGTCGACCGCCTGGCGTCTGAGGGGGCGTTGCGGGGCTCGCACCTGCTGCCGAGCGTGCGGGGCGAGCTGCTCGCGCGGCTCGACCGGAGGGAGGAGGCGCGCTCCGAGCTCGCGACGGCCGCCGCCCTGGCCGGCAACGACCGCACGCGCGCGCTGCTGGAGGCACGGGCGGCGTCGCTGTGA
- a CDS encoding YciI family protein, which translates to MKYMLIMRATDEAKKAYESIPFDEIITRMGQYNEALITAGVLLAGDGLADDVDTTGFVVDFSSEPPAVTDGPYGETHELFNGFWMIQVSSKEEAKEWALRCPLVPGNKLEVRRVTDESDFADFADNEYIQKEEGWRDELGQAR; encoded by the coding sequence GTGAAGTACATGCTCATCATGCGCGCGACCGACGAGGCCAAGAAGGCCTACGAGTCGATCCCGTTCGACGAGATCATCACCCGGATGGGCCAGTACAACGAGGCACTGATCACCGCGGGCGTCCTGCTCGCGGGCGACGGCCTCGCCGACGACGTCGACACGACCGGCTTCGTCGTCGACTTCTCGTCCGAGCCGCCCGCCGTCACCGACGGCCCCTACGGCGAGACCCACGAGCTGTTCAACGGCTTCTGGATGATCCAGGTCTCGTCGAAGGAGGAGGCGAAGGAGTGGGCGCTGCGCTGCCCGCTCGTCCCCGGCAACAAGCTCGAGGTGCGCCGGGTGACCGACGAGAGCGACTTCGCGGACTTCGCCGACAACGAGTACATCCAGAAGGAGGAGGGCTGGCGCGACGAGCTCGGGCAGGCCCGCTGA
- a CDS encoding Lrp/AsnC family transcriptional regulator, which produces MDGLDAAILRELQSDARKSNREVAAAVGVSPTTALDRTRALRARGVIRGALLDVDLAAIGRPVQALIAVRIRPPSRVAIEAFRDWVSALPETIGLFVTAGTDDFVIHVAVPDNDALYAFVIDRLTQRREVADVRTSVVYEHLRSTPAIP; this is translated from the coding sequence ATGGACGGACTCGATGCGGCGATCCTCCGCGAACTCCAGTCGGATGCACGGAAGTCGAACCGCGAGGTCGCGGCGGCCGTCGGGGTCTCGCCGACCACGGCGCTCGACCGCACCAGGGCGCTCCGGGCCCGCGGAGTCATCCGCGGCGCCCTGCTCGACGTCGACCTCGCCGCGATCGGCCGCCCCGTGCAGGCGCTCATCGCCGTGCGCATCCGCCCGCCATCGCGCGTCGCCATCGAGGCGTTCCGCGACTGGGTCTCGGCGCTGCCCGAGACCATCGGCCTGTTCGTCACCGCCGGCACCGACGACTTCGTCATCCACGTCGCCGTGCCCGACAACGACGCGCTCTACGCCTTCGTCATCGACCGCCTCACCCAGCGGCGCGAGGTCGCCGACGTCCGCACCTCGGTCGTCTACGAGCACCTGCGGAGCACCCCGGCGATCCCGTGA
- a CDS encoding DUF2000 domain-containing protein, whose amino-acid sequence MPLGFAPDEIDTAASTRSARLKWVIVVDAALPAGRAVNAAVCAAAATSAGVTGLLGPAAVDADGSVHVGLPWAGCSILVADRAALAVIRSKAEAHDEVFVADVPVAAQETRVYDEFLAAVAEAGADAMEYLAVSLVGPRNRVDRIVGRLALMP is encoded by the coding sequence ATGCCACTCGGATTCGCACCCGACGAGATCGACACCGCCGCATCCACCCGCTCCGCGCGGCTCAAGTGGGTGATCGTGGTGGACGCCGCCCTGCCGGCGGGTCGCGCGGTGAACGCGGCGGTCTGCGCGGCGGCGGCCACCTCGGCCGGGGTGACGGGACTCCTCGGACCCGCGGCTGTGGACGCCGACGGATCGGTGCACGTCGGACTGCCGTGGGCGGGGTGCTCGATCCTGGTGGCCGACCGGGCAGCGCTGGCGGTGATCCGCTCGAAGGCGGAGGCGCACGACGAGGTGTTCGTGGCCGACGTGCCGGTCGCGGCGCAGGAGACGCGGGTGTACGACGAGTTCCTGGCGGCGGTCGCGGAGGCGGGGGCCGATGCGATGGAATACCTGGCGGTGAGCCTGGTCGGGCCGCGGAACCGGGTGGACAGGATCGTGGGGCGGCTGGCGCTGATGCCGTGA
- the nagA gene encoding N-acetylglucosamine-6-phosphate deacetylase: MSTALVVHRARLVDARGIVEDGWVAASDGAITATGTGDSWRGLAAAEVVDAGGATLVPGFVDLHVHGGGGAAADDGADAIARMLAVHRAHGTTRSVLSLVAAPLGELECSLAVIADLAAADPLVLGSHLEGPFLAPGRRGAHALEALALPTPEVVDRLLEAARGTLVQVTVAPELPGALDTISRFAAAGVVVALGHTEADADLARTAVDRGVRLMTHAFNAMPGIHHRAPGPVPTALADPRVVLELILDGEHVHPDVARLAFAAAPDRVALVTDAMAAAGSADGVYRLGGLDVSVQEGRAVLGGTDTLAGSTLTQDRALRLALDAVGLPEPVAVGALTATPARVLGRTDLGLLQPGHRADLVLLDASHRVEWVRAEGRLLGV; encoded by the coding sequence GTGTCCACCGCCCTCGTCGTCCACCGCGCCCGACTCGTCGACGCGCGGGGGATCGTCGAGGACGGCTGGGTGGCCGCCTCCGACGGCGCGATCACCGCGACCGGCACGGGCGACTCGTGGCGGGGGCTCGCGGCGGCCGAGGTCGTCGACGCCGGCGGGGCGACGCTCGTCCCCGGCTTCGTCGACCTCCACGTGCACGGCGGAGGAGGAGCGGCGGCCGACGACGGAGCCGACGCGATCGCGCGTATGCTCGCCGTGCACCGCGCGCACGGCACGACCCGCTCGGTGCTCAGCCTGGTCGCCGCTCCGCTCGGAGAGCTGGAGTGCTCGCTCGCCGTGATCGCGGACCTCGCGGCGGCCGACCCCCTCGTCCTCGGCTCGCACCTCGAGGGCCCGTTCCTCGCTCCCGGCCGGCGGGGCGCGCATGCGCTCGAGGCGCTGGCGCTGCCGACTCCGGAGGTGGTCGACCGACTCCTCGAGGCGGCCCGCGGCACCCTCGTGCAGGTCACCGTGGCGCCGGAGCTGCCCGGCGCCCTCGACACGATCTCGCGGTTCGCGGCGGCGGGCGTCGTCGTCGCCCTCGGGCACACGGAGGCGGATGCCGATCTCGCGCGGACGGCCGTCGACCGCGGCGTCCGGCTGATGACGCACGCCTTCAACGCGATGCCCGGCATCCACCACCGCGCTCCCGGGCCGGTTCCCACCGCGCTCGCCGATCCGCGCGTCGTACTGGAGCTGATCCTCGACGGCGAGCACGTGCATCCGGACGTGGCGCGGCTGGCCTTCGCGGCGGCTCCCGACCGCGTCGCCCTCGTCACCGACGCGATGGCCGCCGCGGGATCGGCGGACGGGGTCTACCGGCTGGGCGGGCTGGACGTCTCGGTGCAGGAGGGGCGCGCGGTGCTCGGCGGGACGGACACGCTGGCGGGCTCGACCCTGACCCAGGACCGCGCGCTGCGCCTCGCTCTCGACGCGGTCGGCCTGCCCGAGCCGGTCGCGGTCGGCGCGCTCACCGCGACTCCGGCCCGCGTGCTCGGCCGCACCGACCTCGGACTGCTGCAGCCCGGCCACCGCGCCGACCTGGTGCTGCTCGACGCGTCCCACCGCGTCGAGTGGGTGCGCGCGGAGGGCCGTCTGCTCGGCGTCTGA
- a CDS encoding glucosamine-6-phosphate deaminase, translating to MNIVVGADPEEVGELAAGLVASVIAADPAAVLGVATGSTPQPLYRALARLRLDLSRASAFALDEYVGVPAGHPESYRSVLEREVVAPLGLDPARLHVPDGAAADPHAAARAHEEALAAVGGAAVQILGIGSNGHIGFNEPGSPRDSRTRVVALAERTRLDNRRFFGGDLDAVPTHAISQGVATILSARELLLVATGAGKAEAVAAALQGPIDERMPASFVREHPRVTVLLDRAAAAGLGHDLLLAGARR from the coding sequence ATGAACATCGTCGTCGGAGCAGACCCGGAGGAGGTCGGCGAGCTCGCCGCCGGCCTCGTCGCCTCGGTGATCGCGGCGGACCCGGCCGCGGTGCTCGGCGTCGCGACCGGATCCACTCCCCAGCCGCTCTACCGTGCGCTCGCCCGCCTGCGCCTCGACCTCTCCCGAGCCTCGGCCTTCGCCCTCGACGAGTACGTCGGCGTGCCCGCCGGCCACCCCGAGAGCTACCGGTCGGTGCTCGAGCGCGAGGTCGTCGCTCCGCTCGGCCTGGACCCCGCCCGCCTGCACGTGCCTGACGGAGCGGCGGCCGACCCGCACGCGGCGGCCCGCGCGCACGAGGAGGCGCTCGCCGCGGTCGGGGGCGCCGCCGTGCAGATCCTGGGCATCGGGAGCAACGGGCACATCGGCTTCAACGAGCCGGGATCCCCGCGCGACTCGCGCACCCGCGTCGTGGCGCTGGCGGAGCGCACCCGGCTCGACAACCGCCGCTTCTTCGGCGGCGACCTCGACGCCGTGCCCACGCACGCGATCAGCCAGGGCGTCGCGACGATCCTGTCGGCCCGCGAGCTGCTGCTCGTCGCGACCGGCGCGGGCAAGGCCGAGGCCGTCGCGGCCGCCCTGCAGGGTCCGATCGACGAGCGGATGCCCGCGTCGTTCGTGCGCGAGCACCCGCGCGTCACCGTGCTGCTCGACCGCGCGGCTGCCGCGGGCCTCGGCCACGACCTGCTGCTCGCGGGGGCCCGCCGTTAG
- a CDS encoding SIS domain-containing protein — protein sequence MSTVRAYIHEQPAALRRALAPLDPAVLDSVQALAPERVLLVGSGTSSSAARVIRGRAARLLGVPVEVALPTDVLHYLPDAIDERTLVVAVSQSGRSTATLRSLALARDRGARTVLVTGEPVRPGLSDVVVDLRCGPEEVGAKTKGFTATIATLAAVLGGAEDLAGIPERVAAALDSEPLVTAWARSLDPSVSVSITGSGPNLATAQEAALKILETARIPVEAVETEEFLHGPHRRLGPGLALVVLALDGPLLPRALALIDYAAPLVAGLLVVTDTDAPLPEGVTAVRLAPGLPEELTPLPAIVPLQLLAVALTEHLGLSPEDAVLPDFHARLASKETA from the coding sequence GTGAGCACCGTCCGCGCCTACATCCACGAGCAGCCGGCCGCGCTGCGGCGTGCGCTCGCGCCGCTGGATCCGGCGGTGCTGGACTCGGTGCAGGCCCTGGCACCCGAGCGCGTGCTGCTCGTCGGCTCCGGCACCTCGTCCTCCGCCGCCCGGGTGATCCGCGGGCGCGCGGCCCGACTGCTCGGCGTCCCGGTCGAGGTCGCGCTGCCCACCGACGTGCTGCACTACCTGCCCGACGCGATCGACGAGCGGACCCTGGTGGTCGCCGTGTCGCAGTCCGGCCGCAGCACTGCGACGCTCCGCAGTCTCGCCCTCGCCCGCGACCGGGGTGCCCGCACGGTCCTCGTCACCGGGGAGCCCGTGCGCCCGGGCCTCTCCGACGTCGTGGTCGATCTGCGCTGCGGCCCCGAGGAGGTCGGCGCGAAGACCAAGGGCTTCACCGCCACGATCGCGACCCTCGCCGCGGTGCTCGGGGGAGCCGAGGACCTCGCCGGGATCCCCGAGCGGGTCGCCGCGGCCCTCGACTCCGAGCCGCTCGTGACCGCGTGGGCCCGCTCGCTCGATCCCTCCGTCTCGGTGTCGATCACCGGCTCCGGCCCGAACCTCGCCACGGCGCAGGAGGCGGCGCTGAAGATCCTCGAGACCGCGCGGATCCCCGTCGAGGCCGTCGAGACGGAGGAGTTCCTGCACGGTCCGCACCGGCGCCTCGGCCCCGGCCTCGCGCTGGTCGTCCTCGCCCTCGACGGACCCCTGCTGCCCCGCGCACTCGCCCTGATCGACTACGCGGCGCCGCTCGTCGCCGGGCTGCTCGTCGTGACCGACACGGACGCGCCCCTGCCCGAGGGCGTCACCGCGGTGCGCCTGGCACCGGGGCTGCCGGAGGAGCTCACTCCGCTCCCTGCGATCGTGCCGCTGCAGCTGCTCGCCGTCGCACTCACCGAGCACCTCGGCCTCTCGCCGGAGGACGCGGTGCTCCCCGACTTCCACGCCCGACTCGCCAGCAAGGAGACCGCATGA
- a CDS encoding carbohydrate ABC transporter permease has product MSTGLATPETTALVLKGVRKRRRSGGFARSVLPTSILWLLAAIFLFPVLWLLLSSFKPGGELFTYPLSFLPEQWTLDGYVRAWERVDFARYFGNTLIVAVVTTVLTVLFSAMTGYALAKYRAKWLSLLFVAILATTMLPTEVILNPTFTVIRDLGLYNSLPGIIIPSVITATGIFMFRQFFLTVPDELIDAARMDGANEFSIFFRIMLPIARPIVLTLAIFSFQWRWNDYIWPLLVLNDPSKYTLQVALRSLVGAENIEWTVLLPASVISMIPLVLIFFVFQKYVIGADVNAGLKD; this is encoded by the coding sequence ATGAGCACCGGTCTGGCGACTCCCGAGACCACCGCGCTCGTGCTGAAGGGAGTGCGGAAGCGGCGCCGCTCCGGCGGATTCGCGCGCAGCGTCCTCCCCACGTCGATCCTGTGGCTGCTCGCCGCGATCTTCCTCTTCCCCGTGCTGTGGCTGCTGCTCTCGTCCTTCAAGCCGGGCGGCGAGCTCTTCACCTACCCGCTGTCCTTCCTCCCCGAGCAGTGGACGCTCGACGGCTACGTCCGCGCCTGGGAGCGCGTCGACTTCGCGCGCTACTTCGGCAACACGCTGATCGTCGCCGTGGTGACGACCGTGCTGACCGTGCTCTTCAGCGCCATGACCGGCTACGCGCTCGCGAAGTACCGGGCGAAGTGGCTCTCGCTGCTGTTCGTCGCGATCCTGGCGACGACGATGCTGCCGACCGAGGTGATCCTGAACCCCACCTTCACGGTCATCCGCGACCTGGGGCTCTACAACTCGCTGCCGGGCATCATCATCCCGTCGGTGATCACGGCGACGGGCATCTTCATGTTCCGCCAGTTCTTCCTCACCGTGCCCGACGAGCTGATCGACGCGGCGCGGATGGACGGCGCGAACGAGTTCTCGATCTTCTTCCGGATCATGCTGCCGATCGCCCGGCCGATCGTGCTGACCCTCGCGATCTTCTCGTTCCAGTGGCGCTGGAACGACTACATCTGGCCGCTGCTCGTGCTCAACGACCCGTCGAAGTACACGCTGCAGGTGGCGCTGCGGAGCCTGGTCGGCGCCGAGAACATCGAGTGGACCGTGCTGCTCCCCGCCTCGGTGATCTCGATGATCCCGCTGGTGCTGATCTTCTTCGTGTTCCAGAAGTACGTGATCGGCGCCGACGTCAACGCCGGCCTGAAGGACTGA